The proteins below come from a single Aegilops tauschii subsp. strangulata cultivar AL8/78 chromosome 6, Aet v6.0, whole genome shotgun sequence genomic window:
- the LOC109751064 gene encoding DNA repair and recombination protein RAD54: protein MPSRSKRDRRDSDSEEEEEEVVTLSSDPDESESEAERGAEAADDDDDGEYVADSSDAGGVEDEAEEGGDSDDGDGDGGRPVRGGRRGAAEPDEERKSQNVDALVRGNLVVRRQPLIPRILSVSDAAAIARKPFKPPCGNGYSENSELLARRLSARKRFVPWGSAQPFAVPNNLQQLPTIASDDSSEKEEPLPPGIEPLILWQPEECDKENNNFTAIEVDHLLVRYLRPHQREGVQFMFDCVSGLLSDDGIAGCILADDMGLGKTLQSITLLYTLLAQGFEGKPMVKRAVIVTPTSLVSNWESEISKWLKGKVHLLALCESTRADVLSGIGSFLKPLSRLQVLIVSYETFRMHSSKFEIPGSCDLLICDEAHRLKNDQTLTNKALAALPCTRRILLSGTPMQNDLEEFFSMVNFTNPGVLGDAAYFRRYYEAPIIRGREPTATAEEKKLGSERSGQLSAKVNQFILRRTNALLSNHLPPKIVEVVCCKLTPLQMTLYNHFIHSKNVKRLISEEAKSSKVLAYITALKKLCNHPKLIYDTIKSSKSGGSGFDDCLRFFPPELFQGRSGSWTGGGGMWVELSGKMHVLARLLGHLRLKTDDRIVLVSNYTQTLDLFAQLCRERRYPYVRLDGSTSINKRQKLVNQFNDLSRDEFAFLLSSKAGGCGLNLVGGNRLVLFDPDWNPANDKQAAARVWRDGQKKRVYIYRFLSTGTIEEKVYQRQMAKEGLQRVIQQEQADDKMQDQGNSLSTEDLRDLFTLHDQVRSEIHENLKCDRCNKDHCMPLDGNGLDLDAAKHDTVSTSKEKLYTDIGGFREISGCVQKMNCSNQQIEQPSEEDLRSWGHHSDPSTVPDTILQCSAGDEVSFVFTNQVDGKLVPVESMVRSTAHQPNGVTANGEKEAVKINSPRKPGRQSLLGKNLKMMGFNLKNSSLRSPTESKRTSPVCLQPLKKTNPSSDHQPQTKRLHVASDISDDDFV from the exons ATGCCGTCGAGGAGCAAGCGCGACCGCCGCGACAGCGactccgaggaggaggaggaggaggtcgtcacCCTCTCCTCCGACCCCGACGAGTCGGAGTCCGAGGCGGAGCGCGGGGCGGAGgcggccgacgacgacgacgacggcgagtACGTGGCGGACAGCAGCGACGCGGGCGGCGTCGAGGACGAGGCTGAGGAAGGGGGCGACAGCgatgacggcgacggcgacggcgggcggccAGTCCGGGGCGGGCGGCGTGGCGCCGCGGAGCCCGACGAGGAGAGGAAGTCGCAGAACGTGGACGCGCTCGTCAG GGGAAACCTGGTTGTCAGAAGGCAGCCACTTATTCCACGTATCCTTTCAGTTTCTGATGCGGCAGCAATAGCTCGAAAACCATTCAAACCTCCGTGTGGAAATGGATATAGTGAAAATAGTGAGCTTCTTGCTCGGCGCCTTTCAGCTCGTAAAAGATTTGTCCCGTGGGGTTCAGCACAGCCATTTGCAGTTCCAAACAATCTTCAGCAGCTGCCTACCATTGCTAGTGATGATTCCTCAGAGAAAGAGGAACCTCTTCCACCTGGCATAGAGCCATTAATTTTGTGGCAACCCGAGGAATGTGACAAAGAGAATAACAATTTTACTGCAATTGAAGTTGATCATCTGCTTGTACGTTACCTTCGTCCTCATCAAAG GGAAGGAGTTCAGTTTATGTTTGATTGTGTCTCTGGGTTGCTAAGTGATGATGGAATCGCTGGATGCATTTTAGCTGATGACATGGG ATTGGGGAAGACTTTACAGTCGATAACTTTACTATACACCCTTCTTGCTCAAGGCTTTGAGGGCAAGCCAATGGTTAAAAGGGCTGTCATTGTAACCCCCACAAGCCTAGTTAGCAACTGGGAATCTGAGATAAGTAAATGGTTAAAAGGCAAAGTGCACCTGCTTGCCCTCTGTGAAAGCACGCGTGCTGATGTTCTTTCTGGAATAGGAAGTTTCTTAAAGCCCTTGAGCCGTCTTCAG GTACTTATCGTATCTTACGAGACCTTCCGCATGCATTCGTCAAAATTTGAAATACCAGGAAGCTGTGACCTTCTCATATGTGATGAGGCTCACAGGCTGAAAAATGACCAGACACTAACAAATAAG GCACTGGCGGCCCTTCCTTGTACACGGCGTATCCTGTTATCAGGTACCCCAATGCAG AATGATCTGGAAGAGTTCTTTTCAATGGTAAATTTTACAAATCCAGGAGTTCTGGGGGATGCCGCATATTTTCGCCGATATTATGAA GCACCAATAATTCGTGGAAGAGAACCCACAGCAACTGCAGAAGAAAAGAAGTTGGGATCCGAGAGATCTGGACAGCTTAGTGCAAAAGTAAATCAG TTTATATTGAGACGAACGAATGCCCTGCTGTCCAATCACCTGCCACCAAAG ATTGTTGAAGTAGTGTGCTGCAAGCTGACTCCTTTACAGATGACACTGTACAACCACTTCATACACTCCAAAAAT GTTAAACGCTTGATATCTGAGGAAGCAAAGAGTTCTAAAGTTTTGGCATATATTACTGCTCTTAAGAAATTATGCAACCATCCGAAG CTAATCTATGACACCATAAAGAGTAGCAAGTCAGGAGGCTCTGGTTTCGATGACTGTCTACGCTTTTTCCCTCCAGAACTGTTTCAAGGAAG ATCTGGATCATGGACTGGTGGAGGAGGAATGTGGGTAGAACTATCTGGCAAAATGCACGTGTTGGCTAGATTGCTGGGGCACCTCCGACTGAAAACTGATGACCGTATTGTCCTTGTATCAAATTACACTCAG ACATTAGATTTATTTGCACAATTATGTCGGGAAAGAAGATATCCATATGTTAGACTTGATGGATCAACATCCATTAATAAAAGGCAAAAGTTGGTGAACCAATTCAACGATCTATCTAGA GACGAGTTTGCCTTTCTACTTAGTAGCAAGGCAGGCGGTTGTGGGCTTAATTTGGTGGGTGGAAATCGATTGGTTCTCTTTGACCCAGATTGGAACCCTGCCAATGATAAGCAG GCTGCTGCTAGAGTCTGGAGAGATGGACAAAAGAAGAGAGTGTACATATACAGGTTCTTGAGCACTGGAACCATTGAGGAGAAG GTATATCAGCGTCAAATGGCAAAAGAAGGCCTACAAAGGGTTATTCAGCAGGAACAAGCGGACGACAAAATGCAGGATCAA GGCAATTCTCTTTCAACAGAAGATCTGCGTGATCTTTTCACTTTGCATGACCAAGTCAG GTCTGAAATACATGAAAATTTGAAGTGCGATCGCTGTAATAAGGATCACTGTATGCCGTTAGATGGTAATGGTTTGGATTTAGATGCCGCTAAGCATGATACAGTTTCGACATCAAAAGAAAAGTTGTATACTGATATTGGTGGCTTTAGAGAGATCTCTGGATGTGTGCAGAAAATGAATTGTTCAAATCAACAG ATCGAACAGCCTTCTGAAGAAGATTTACGAAGTTGGGGCCATCATTCTGATCCATCAACTGTACCTGATACCATCCTCCAGTGTTCTGCTGGTGATGAG GTTTCTTTTGTTTTCACCAATCAGGTTGATGGGAAACTTGTTCCAGTTGAATCTATGGTGCGATCAACAGCTCATCAACCAAATGGAGTGACAGCTAATGGAGAAAAAGAAGCGGTGAAAATAAATTCTCCGAGGAAACCTGGAAGGCAATCTTTACTTGGCAAGAATTTGAAGATGATGGGATTCAATTTGAAGAATTCCTCTTTGAGATCTCCAACTGAATCCAAGAGGACATCTCCAGTTTGCTTGCAACCATTGAAAAAAACAAACCCCTCATCAGATCATCAACCTCAGACTAAGAGACTTCATGTTGCTTCTGATATatctgatgatgattttgtttgA
- the LOC109751063 gene encoding uncharacterized protein has product MACVNMYNPDGGAVAFGGGQPGPRISFSSDFSMEPPPPVQNRAMGLRCQEEDQNFEFSVGSHPMMAADQLFSKGRILPFKVEGGRPPSTLRDELRAGAADDDRASTTPKGSSRWREMLGLRKSLCVGGGVASNAAAAAKKSDKVVAVDADAKIATDMAAPKQEP; this is encoded by the exons ATGGCATGCGTGAACATGTACAACCCGGACGGCGGCGCGGTGGCGTTCGGCGGCGGGCAGCCTGGCCCGCGCATCTCCTTCTCCAGCGACTTCTCCatggagccgccgccgccggtgcaGAACCGGGCCATGGGCCTGCGGTGCCAGGAGGAGGACCAGAACTTCGAGTTCTCCGTGGGCAGCCACCCCATGATGGCCGCCGACCAGCTCTTCTCCAAGGGCCGGATCCTCCCCTTCAAGGTCGAGGGCGGCCGCCCGCCCTCCACGCTCCGCGACGAGCTCCGTGCCGGCGCCGCCGACGACGACAGGGCGTCCACCACGCCCAAGGGGTCCAGCCGGTGGAGGGAGATGCTCGGCCTCCGGAAGTCGCTCTgcgtcggcggcggcgtcgcCAGTAATGCCGCCGCGGCCGCCAAGAAGAGCGACAAGGTCGTCGCCGTCGACGCCGACGCCAAGATAGCCACCGACATGGCCGCGCCCAAGCAG GAGCCATGA